A genome region from Stenotrophomonas maltophilia includes the following:
- the mprF gene encoding bifunctional lysylphosphatidylglycerol flippase/synthetase MprF, producing the protein MTETTAPATAPSTPAWKRVLTIVVPLLILALALHGLANEFDENGYRAIRHAFHQLSGTQIALTVVLGLASYACLIGFDAIGLRRSGIHVHPARIGITAFLAHTLGQTVGFAALTGGAVRLRGYRTAGLDLAQIGQVVLMSTLGFVFGAWLLISVALCMEPAAAALALPLDPDAVRVVGIVALLAYAATLLLVGRDGRQFSVFGHALWLPDRRTMIGVTVLSVIELVLASAAFYVLLPDSTPTGLPGFVGLYLVAVLAGLVSTVPAGLGVFEWSLLKLLPQVAPAAVLAAALIYRVTYYVLPLLLATLLALAPALRQPLQASAGATRAGWNALRPWLPQIIALAVFSIGAALVIDGTLPTPRRHLVNASLPILETSHLIGSLSGVALLLIGQGLARRSHAAWMLAMAVCVITPLPLWLRGGQPLIAVSALLVAMALWAARREFYRQGALLDEAWSWPWLRNLGLVLVAVTWLLFFTYSHVEYQNELWWQFAISGNAPRALRALLVVAIALVMFGLARLLHSTRSPLPPADESTLQSLAPVLAGATDTQACLVLTADKAVLRDDAKQGFVMMQRYGGSLIAMGDPVGPPEVARALIWRFREEADRLGLRPVFYQIGETYWQTYLDLGLGLVKLGEEAIVPLHDFGLEGRERADLRQAWNRGKRGGLSFRVAPVEEVPSLLPRLHAISNAWLEDKAGDEKGFSLGSYDPDYLARFPVALVEAEGQIVAFANLWQAPAGAELSVDLMRHVNEAPKGTMDFLFIELFLWGRAQGYARFSLGMAPLSGLAQHRLAGRWNRLAGLLARHGERFYGFSGLRRFKSKFDPQWRPRYLAAPGGMHLPAALLDATRLISLDPRRN; encoded by the coding sequence CCAGCTATGCCTGCCTGATCGGTTTTGATGCCATCGGCCTGCGCCGCAGCGGTATCCACGTGCATCCGGCGCGCATCGGCATTACGGCGTTCCTGGCGCACACGCTCGGCCAGACCGTGGGCTTTGCCGCGCTCACCGGCGGTGCGGTGCGCCTGCGCGGCTACCGCACCGCCGGCCTGGACCTGGCGCAGATCGGCCAGGTCGTGCTGATGAGCACGCTCGGCTTCGTATTCGGCGCCTGGCTGCTGATCAGCGTGGCGCTGTGCATGGAACCGGCGGCCGCGGCACTTGCACTGCCACTGGACCCGGATGCGGTGCGCGTGGTCGGCATCGTCGCGCTGCTGGCCTATGCGGCCACCCTGCTGCTGGTCGGCCGCGATGGGCGTCAGTTCAGCGTGTTCGGCCATGCGCTGTGGCTGCCCGACCGCCGCACCATGATCGGCGTCACCGTGCTCAGCGTGATCGAACTGGTGCTGGCCAGCGCCGCGTTCTACGTACTGCTGCCGGACTCGACGCCGACCGGCCTGCCCGGCTTCGTTGGCCTGTACCTGGTCGCGGTGCTGGCCGGACTGGTTTCGACCGTGCCCGCCGGACTCGGCGTGTTCGAATGGAGCCTGCTGAAGCTGCTGCCACAGGTCGCACCGGCTGCGGTGCTGGCTGCGGCGTTGATCTACCGCGTCACTTACTACGTGCTGCCGCTGCTGTTGGCAACCCTGCTCGCGCTGGCTCCGGCGCTGCGGCAACCGCTGCAGGCCAGTGCCGGTGCAACCCGTGCCGGCTGGAACGCATTGCGGCCGTGGCTTCCGCAGATCATCGCGCTGGCAGTGTTCAGCATCGGTGCTGCACTGGTCATCGACGGCACGTTGCCCACGCCGCGCCGCCACCTGGTCAACGCATCACTGCCGATCCTGGAGACGTCCCATCTGATCGGCAGCCTCAGCGGCGTCGCCCTGTTGCTGATCGGCCAGGGCCTGGCCCGGCGCAGCCATGCCGCATGGATGCTGGCGATGGCCGTGTGCGTGATCACCCCATTGCCGCTGTGGCTGCGCGGTGGCCAACCGTTGATCGCGGTGTCCGCGCTGCTGGTGGCGATGGCGCTGTGGGCCGCACGCCGCGAGTTCTATCGCCAGGGCGCGCTGCTGGATGAAGCCTGGTCGTGGCCATGGCTGCGCAACCTCGGCCTGGTACTGGTGGCAGTCACCTGGCTGTTGTTCTTCACCTACAGCCATGTCGAATACCAGAACGAGCTGTGGTGGCAGTTTGCGATATCCGGCAACGCACCGCGCGCACTGCGTGCGCTGCTGGTGGTGGCCATCGCACTGGTGATGTTCGGGCTGGCCCGGCTGCTGCACAGCACCCGCAGCCCGCTGCCACCGGCCGACGAATCCACGTTGCAGTCACTGGCCCCGGTCCTGGCCGGTGCCACCGACACCCAGGCCTGCCTGGTGCTGACCGCCGACAAGGCGGTGCTGCGCGATGACGCGAAGCAGGGCTTCGTGATGATGCAGCGCTACGGCGGATCGCTGATCGCGATGGGCGATCCGGTCGGCCCGCCCGAGGTCGCGCGCGCGCTGATCTGGCGCTTCCGCGAGGAAGCCGACCGGCTCGGCCTGCGCCCCGTGTTCTACCAGATCGGCGAGACCTACTGGCAGACCTATCTCGACCTGGGCCTGGGCCTGGTCAAGCTGGGCGAGGAAGCGATCGTGCCATTGCACGACTTCGGCCTGGAAGGCCGCGAACGCGCCGACCTGCGCCAGGCCTGGAACCGCGGCAAGCGCGGCGGCCTGTCGTTCCGCGTGGCACCGGTGGAAGAGGTTCCCAGCCTGCTTCCGCGCCTGCACGCGATCTCCAACGCGTGGCTGGAAGACAAGGCCGGCGACGAGAAGGGTTTCTCGCTGGGCAGCTACGATCCGGATTACCTGGCGCGCTTCCCGGTGGCACTGGTCGAAGCCGAGGGCCAGATCGTGGCATTCGCCAACCTGTGGCAGGCACCGGCCGGTGCCGAGCTGTCGGTGGACCTCATGCGCCACGTCAACGAGGCCCCGAAGGGCACGATGGACTTCCTGTTCATCGAGCTGTTCCTGTGGGGTCGTGCACAGGGCTATGCGCGTTTCTCGCTGGGCATGGCGCCCCTGTCCGGGCTGGCCCAGCACCGCCTGGCTGGGCGCTGGAACCGGCTGGCCGGCCTGCTGGCGCGGCATGGCGAACGCTTCTATGGATTCAGTGGCCTGCGCCGCTTCAAGTCGAAGTTCGACCCGCAGTGGCGACCGCGCTATCTGGCTGCGCCGGGCGGCATGCACCTGCCGGCGGCGCTGCTGGATGCCACGCGGCTGATCTCGCTGGACCCGAGGCGGAACTGA